From Candidatus Polarisedimenticolaceae bacterium:
CGACTTCCCCACGCCGGAGTCCCCCACGACGGCGACCGCCTCGCCGGGAAGGACCGTCAAGTCGAGGCCCCGGAGGACTTCGATGGCGCCGCCCGCGCCGGGGTACGCCTTCACGATCCCGCGCGCGTCGAGCAGAGGCTCACTCGTAGCGAAGGGCATCCACCGGCTCCAGGCGCGCGGCCTTGATCGCGGGGTACAGCGTGGCGGTGAAGGCGATGGCCAGCGCGACGAGCCCCACCGCGACGACGTCGCCCGCGCGCACGGCGAACGGGACGTGGTCCATGAAATAGACGTCGGGATTCAGCGGGATCATCCGCCACCGGTCGAGCGCCCCGGCGGCGACGACGCCGAGCGCAAGCCCGGACGCGGTGCCCGCGAGTCCGATGACCGTCCCCTGCAGCATGAACACGCGGGCGATCTCGACGGGTTTCGCCCCCATCGAGGTGAGCGTGCCGATCTCGCGGATCTTGTCGTTCACCATCAGGATCAGGGTCGAGACGATGTTCAGCGAGGCGACGACGACGATGAGGCCGATCGCCAGGAACAGGATCAGCTTCTCGGTGTTGAGCGCCTTCATCAGGTCCGCGTTCTGCTCGAGCAGGTCCATGACGATCCACCCCTCGCCGAGGGCGCGGGCGATCTCCCCCTTCCGGAGCTCGAGCTTCGCGAGGTCGTCGATGCGCACCTCGACCCACGAGGCGCGGCCCCCGGCGTCCACGAGTCCGCGCGCCGCGTCGAGGGTGAGATAGGCCCGCGTGGCGTCCTGCCCGGCGGAGCGGAACGTCCCGACGACCTCGTACACGCGGCTTCTCGGAATCGGGGCGAAGGGGGTCAGGCGCATCTTCGGGACCACCACCCGGACGGTGTCCCCGGAGCCGACGCCGATCCTGCGGGCGAGATCGCGTCCGAGCACGATCCCGTGCGCGCCCGCCTCCCCCCGCAGCGGCGCGAACGGATCGCCGCCCGACCCTTCGAGGTCGACGACCTTGTCGTGCCTAACCGGATCGACGCCGTGCACCTCCCCGTAGCCGGGAACCCCCGTCGTGTCCGCCGTGATCATCGCGGGGGTGTACACGACCGCCCCCGCGGCGACGACGCCGGGCACCGCCGCGACGCGTTCCGCGAGC
This genomic window contains:
- a CDS encoding ABC transporter permease: MPASFEWTLALRYLRFHRGRSFLSVITFISVAGFAVGTAALVIALALASGFEKDVRDRILRGSAHLQVLAAGGPSIEGADALAERVAAVPGVVAAGAVVYTPAMITADTTGVPGYGEVHGVDPVRHDKVVDLEGSGGDPFAPLRGEAGAHGIVLGRDLARRIGVGSGDTVRVVVPKMRLTPFAPIPRSRVYEVVGTFRSAGQDATRAYLTLDAARGLVDAGGRASWVEVRIDDLAKLELRKGEIARALGEGWIVMDLLEQNADLMKALNTEKLILFLAIGLIVVVASLNIVSTLILMVNDKIREIGTLTSMGAKPVEIARVFMLQGTVIGLAGTASGLALGVVAAGALDRWRMIPLNPDVYFMDHVPFAVRAGDVVAVGLVALAIAFTATLYPAIKAARLEPVDALRYE